TAGAGGTCGGGGGAGATGCGGCTGCCGGTCTGGCCCACCTGCTCGTGGTGCGGCCGCCAGCCCAGGCTCGTCACGACACGGGACACCCCGAGCGCGCCCCCGAGCAGGTCCTTCAGCTCCAGCAGGTCGGTGAACCCGTCGGCGCTGCCCGCCCCGCGGCCCGCACCCACCACGACCTTCGCGCCGGTGAGCGCCGACGTGTCCTCGCCAGCCGCCTTCTCGGTGCGCACCACCCGGGTCAGCAGGTCGGCGTCGGTCAGGGCCGGCTCGTACGTCCGGACGTCGGTGGTGCGACTCTCGGCCGCCGGCACGGGGTCGACCGCGTGGCCTGCGACCGCGACGACCGCGACCTCGCCGTCCAGGCGCATGCGCTCGAACACCCCGCCACCCATGACCTGGCGTGACACGGTGAGCGGGTCGGTGTCCTCCAGGGCGATGACGTTCGCGGCCATCAGGCAGTCCAGGCGGGTCGCGACGTGCGCCAGGACCTCCATCCCGCGTGGGGTGCCCGACCCGACGACGAGCCGG
Above is a genomic segment from Aeromicrobium chenweiae containing:
- a CDS encoding electron transfer flavoprotein subunit alpha/FixB family protein, with protein sequence MILVLVETDPQGVTLTSREALTFARTMGERMGDPQLEAVAVGPLPDTAAVLAHLGEQGVTTLHHADDERLAAYGAAAWAAAVVDVASSGAARLVVGSGTPRGMEVLAHVATRLDCLMAANVIALEDTDPLTVSRQVMGGGVFERMRLDGEVAVVAVAGHAVDPVPAAESRTTDVRTYEPALTDADLLTRVVRTEKAAGEDTSALTGAKVVVGAGRGAGSADGFTDLLELKDLLGGALGVSRVVTSLGWRPHHEQVGQTGSRISPDLYVACGISGAIQHWAGCQSAKTILAINTDPDAPMVTQAHYAVIGDLHEVVPAINEELRRRRG